GAGGAAATCTAGTAGGTAGATTGTTAGAAGATGTACTTTGTGTTACTTGATCGATGTTGAATTTGTTATAGTATAACATCAATGCATATTTGGGTTCTACTTGACTTTGAACCTACGATGCCATCCATCTCAAGAAAAAAGCATCAATTTCTACTAAACTCTATCCTAGATTACACAATCACTCTTGATGGTTCTCCCTCATTCAATTGTTCCGGTACCAactccaattcatcttgtaAATCCTGTACGCCCGAAATCGCATCGATAGCTGTACCCTCCATGACCAACCACTTGTATTTCAACACATGATACACTTGTAGTTCATCTGTTGAGATCAACTCCAATCCCGGTATGTTCCTTATCGATTTATGGAAATTCCATAATCCTTCATCATGTAATTTCTCAGGTGAGTAAACGAATAAGATTGATAGATCTTTAGATGGTCCAAATTTATTGATTACTTGGAATTCTTCTTGGGTTTCTTGGGGAGTAGTAGATTGttcagaagaagaggaagagatgataggtTCAAGATCGGTTGGGTTCTCGATCTTCACCACTTCGTTGGATAATGCTCTTGAAGCTTCGTTCGTACCCTTCCATTCTCCCTCATTGAGATTATCCACTACCCTCAATAGACCGGAATTCAATTTGGACGATAAGGCGATTTTCAATCCTAGGTATCTGATCTTACGGGGTAATTTCTGGGACCAATCTTTAGggaagattggatggatgggGGCACCTCCTCGTCCTGTGAATCATGCGAGTGGGTCATCAGCATTTGCTTAATACAACATACCTCGATGTATCATTTGATTGATGTCTCTTCATTCCCTTATTTCATCAAATGATTGGGAGCATGATGGCGCACAACACAGAGcgatatgagatatgacTCACGGGTACCACTACTTGCATCTCCCACTCTCGCTCTACCAGTACCCTTTTGAGGTCTCAATTTCCTTCCAGAGTAGTTGACCGTTGATCTCGATTTGGTACTTTTCGTTCCCTACGTCGTCGACAAACAAGTCAGCTTCGTTCTCATTCTAATTCTGCTTCAATCCGACCATCACAGATCACAGAACATGGCGAGGTCAGCAGGTACTTACAGATCGTAATAAGGAAAGGTACCAGACCACACATCTATGTAAGATATCTCTCCTGATGGGTTGTGCGAATATATCCGGTGGAAGAGAAACGACGAGACCCTAGAACGACATGACCCGTCAGCATTGAACCTGGGTATCCTGCGCCAGTAGTAAGTTGACTTACTGATTCAGATGGGAGGGTTGGGgtggaagaagctaaagaagagatgggtaaGAGGATAGGATCGAATTGTGAATTTGATCTAATCGAAGAGAATTCTACAGCAATCTTCATATTAGCTTGAGAATCTTGCATGTCAATAAGGGATAGGTGAGGAAACAACATACCATTGCCATATCCCAAAGCTCTGTCAATACTCTCATCAGCCTCTTCCGATAATTCCTCAAAATTGATATTTGAAggtaaatcctcttccagctcCTCTCCTTCTAATGCTGTCTCAACATTCTCAGCTAATGGTGAGGGTTGGGCGGTAGTCGGTGAGACATTAGATGTAGTAGCGTAGAATCTGGGTAATCTGCTAGGTCCTGCTAAAACGGTTCGGGAGAGGATCGTACGTGATATaggtcgagaagaagatctcaAAGGCTATTGGAGATAAAAGGAAGTGAGCTGAAGTCCTAATTCAAGCTTTCGGCCATGCGAAGATAGCCTACCTGAGATAGAGATGGTATCAATCGGGCGGCAGATTTCATATTGTTGTGATTGTATCTGAAATAAGAGTGATTGACGTTGTTATCGGACGATGTATATCTCAAAAAGGAGCAAAGTGGAAAACCAACTTTTACGAAGTTGAAGGGTCCAACAGGATCTGAATCTCGAGCTTTGAGGTGCAAAAGCGGACATCTCCGCCATATCAACCAATCTGAAAGACCAGTATGGCGATCAGGTAGATAGATCCTCTTGCTCCGTCGACTCATGCAAAGTACAATAGGGGCTATGAGCCCAATATGATACGCTGCCCATGTAGAATGCCATTCTCACGGAACGTTCATTAGATTCTCTGTCGAATGCTGACGATCCTCGTACTGAATTCATCTGTGAGACCTTACCTCATTTAGTTTTCAACACGTTTACTGAATGTGGCAAGTATGACTATCGGGTAAAGCAAGACTTGCCTTGACTTGACTTCAAGCCTTGTTTCgaatatgaatgaatgacaagagaagggaatgatAAACAATATGAATGAGTCTGCATGTATCTGCATTCAGTAACTTGCGACTAGACTAGTTCAGTCGGTTTGACAATGCTATTGTCGGAGATACACACATGTAAACTAGATGACAGAAAGATATTGGTATCTTTGTTCTCgaaagatatataaaccaCTCTGACTCCCGATAGAccccttcttttccttcttcattcacaAATTCATTTCGCTCGTTTTTTGTATATTCATTCGCTTTCCTGCCCAATTTACTATTTTATTTTATTTTCGTTACTACAACTATTTCAAGTTCCAGCCTTTTGATAAAGCTTCTATAACACTTTTATTTTCTTTTGTAAAGAGCCCACAAATCcacaaatcaaatcaatcaaagtCACTTCTTAAGCTTTAAAAGCTCATTACACTCGttcacatcaatcaattatTTACAACAAACAACAAACAACAAACAACAAACAAGACAAGATGAGAACTACCATTACTTTTGCTCTTTACGCCATCTCCGCTTCTGCCATTCTCGTCTCTGCTGCTCCTGTCGTCCCTAACTCCGTTGGGGGTGTAGTAGTAGCAAGAGATGGTGGTTCGGCATATACCGGAGCAGGAGGATCTGCCGTCGGTGGTTCTCTTGCTGAAAACAATTCAGCCCAACAGGGTGGTTTGGCAGGTGGAGATGACATCCTTGGAGTGGCTTCTGGTAATGCAGGAGATGGAGGTAAAGCCACTTCTGGTACTGCCTTGGGAGGTACAGGTGCTACTACGTAAGTCATCACTCAGCTAATCCCTCTTTTTCGTGAGGAGTTAGTTAGCTGAAACGGCGATTTCATTTTATTAGTGTCTCCTACGTTAACGGTCAGCCGGTCGTTAGCACCTCCAATGGTGGTAGTGCCTAttcaggtgtaggtggaaATACCAATGGTGGTAACATGTAAGTATACTATTTCCCTTTATGAAATCAGTGTCAAGTAATGGTTTGAGTAGATTCAgcttatatatatgtgtgatAAATGGTAGCAACCAAAATAACAATGCTGGACCTTACACTCCATACTACTCCAATGGTAGATGGTACTACGATTACGATAACACCGCTGCTGCTGGTAACCTCGATGCGTTGAATATCGCAAGTGGAAATGCCGGTGATGGTGGTAAGTCTTCGTTTTCCTACCTCCAATCTATGTATCTTTTCATCGGGGAACGGGTAAAcgctgagctgatgatggatgggtggGTTTGTAGGTGACGCTTCTTCCGGTGCTGCTATCGGTGGATCAGCCTCTCCTGTTGGAGCTTACGGTTGGCCAGCAAATGGTCATACTAGATACTACTAAGTCACACTCTTAGTCAAGAATCGCTTATAGCCTAGTATCCTAGTTCTGTAATTTCACTTTttcatccatcctcttgaAGGATATTTTGTTTTTTTATTTATTTGTATGTTGTAAATATACTTTTTCATACGCTTTCAACAGCGTTTCGATCAataaccttcttctcctctgaaTTCTTCCTTGCAGTATAAACTGTATAAACCCTCTCTAACGGGGTTAGTAAGATTGGATCATCTCTCTGGAACGGGATGATCCACATCGTTTAGTAT
This window of the Kwoniella europaea PYCC6329 chromosome 3, complete sequence genome carries:
- a CDS encoding 50S ribosomal protein L4 produces the protein MKSAARLIPSLSQPLRSSSRPISRTILSRTVLAGPSRLPRFYATTSNVSPTTAQPSPLAENVETALEGEELEEDLPSNINFEELSEEADESIDRALGYGNEFSSIRSNSQFDPILLPISSLASSTPTLPSESGLVVSLPPDIFAQPIRRDILHRCVVWYLSLLRSGTKSTKSRSTVNYSGRKLRPQKGTGRARVGDASSGTRRGGAPIHPIFPKDWSQKLPRKIRYLGLKIALSSKLNSGLLRVVDNLNEGEWKGTNEASRALSNEVVKIENPTDLEPIISSSSSEQSTTPQETQEEFQVINKFGPSKDLSILFVYSPEKLHDEGLWNFHKSIRNIPGLELISTDELQVYHVLKYKWLVMEGTAIDAISGVQDLQDELELVPEQLNEGEPSRVIV